The following are from one region of the Sphingobium sp. TKS genome:
- a CDS encoding glycosyltransferase: protein MLFLRTHEAANWSGIQPALPPCPAEPSPVRPLNIVHVITRLVLGGAEENTVATCLHQAECGHRVTLIHGPGANPIWAKRIGDRIRLINMDSLIHPINPLADFVAVRDLRQLYRQLQPDIVHTHESKAGIVGRVAAAAARVPLIVHTIHIAPFVAVSGGQRLLYVDAERACARFTHLLIAVSRGMQQAYLDAGIGGSVPIQVIHSGMPLDRFISAVPPSDWRSRIGGWNGKERPRFILKIAAFEERKRQLPLLRAMAEGLRERSDACLLFAGDGPERLRCEEEAHILGIADKVRFLGHDPAPWELIALTDLCVHSAEREGLPRTAVQAIAGGKPLVVARLPGIEEIVADNINGIITDADDLTMTAAQIFALLDSPDRLARLQDGARSTDVSSWREERMGERIDRAYASALTGNVAQQLPITTIEFLGLPGSGKTTVARKLLGLLREQRAPVRFSRDAMGDELSFLRRSLRRLALLAPVFFSSPRAIFFASRGLTPHKRGGKDAAKTRWNFLSVLAMHLRQGHNGLLIADQGLAQAIWTARIHHGHDAAPAKPVFDRLDGWIGETLFIHVEAPTAVARQRLAQRRRHTSRFQSAESIADISLWARGEEAIEHIADEIEGELKRRHLTGRLLRIPSDGGDTPLDRAKHISDHLSQLERDGRNGVRSGSMIRLD, encoded by the coding sequence ATGCTGTTCCTTCGAACGCACGAAGCGGCCAATTGGAGCGGCATCCAACCCGCTCTCCCGCCCTGCCCAGCAGAGCCATCGCCGGTTCGTCCACTCAACATCGTCCACGTCATCACCCGTCTTGTGCTTGGTGGTGCGGAGGAGAATACGGTCGCAACCTGCCTCCATCAGGCGGAATGCGGCCACCGGGTGACGTTGATCCACGGCCCTGGCGCCAACCCGATCTGGGCCAAGCGCATCGGTGACCGTATCCGGCTTATCAATATGGACAGCCTCATCCACCCCATAAACCCTCTTGCAGACTTCGTGGCAGTACGCGACTTGCGCCAGCTCTACCGACAACTTCAGCCGGACATTGTTCACACGCACGAGAGCAAGGCGGGGATCGTCGGCAGGGTGGCCGCCGCCGCTGCCCGAGTGCCGCTGATTGTGCACACCATCCACATCGCCCCATTTGTCGCGGTGAGCGGTGGGCAGCGCCTGCTCTATGTCGATGCGGAGCGGGCCTGCGCGCGGTTCACCCACCTGCTGATCGCCGTCAGTCGCGGGATGCAGCAGGCTTATCTCGATGCGGGCATCGGCGGGAGTGTGCCAATTCAGGTAATCCACAGCGGAATGCCGCTCGATCGCTTTATTTCCGCAGTCCCTCCTTCCGACTGGCGAAGCCGCATCGGCGGCTGGAATGGAAAGGAACGGCCCCGCTTCATTCTCAAGATAGCCGCGTTTGAGGAACGGAAGCGCCAACTGCCATTGCTTCGCGCAATGGCGGAAGGGCTCCGCGAGCGTAGTGATGCATGTCTGCTTTTTGCCGGCGATGGGCCGGAACGCCTTCGGTGCGAGGAGGAGGCTCATATTCTCGGCATTGCGGACAAGGTCCGTTTCCTCGGCCACGATCCGGCGCCGTGGGAACTGATCGCGCTCACCGACCTGTGCGTGCATTCGGCCGAGCGGGAGGGGCTGCCGCGCACGGCAGTCCAGGCGATCGCCGGGGGCAAGCCGCTGGTGGTAGCGCGGCTGCCGGGGATCGAGGAAATCGTCGCAGACAATATCAACGGGATCATCACCGACGCCGATGACCTCACCATGACTGCGGCACAGATATTCGCCCTGTTGGACTCGCCTGACCGCCTTGCCCGACTGCAGGACGGCGCCCGATCAACGGATGTTTCGTCCTGGCGCGAGGAAAGGATGGGAGAACGGATCGACCGCGCCTATGCCAGTGCGCTGACGGGCAATGTTGCACAGCAGCTGCCGATCACGACGATCGAGTTCCTCGGACTTCCGGGGTCTGGCAAGACGACGGTCGCGCGTAAACTCCTCGGTCTCTTGCGCGAGCAGCGGGCGCCGGTGCGCTTTAGCCGCGATGCGATGGGCGATGAATTGTCCTTCCTGCGCAGGTCGCTGAGACGCCTCGCCCTGCTCGCCCCGGTCTTTTTTAGCAGCCCCCGCGCAATCTTCTTCGCGTCGCGCGGACTTACCCCGCATAAGCGGGGCGGCAAGGATGCAGCGAAGACCCGTTGGAACTTCCTGTCGGTGCTGGCAATGCATTTGCGACAAGGCCATAACGGCCTGCTGATTGCCGATCAGGGTTTGGCGCAGGCGATCTGGACCGCACGCATCCATCACGGGCACGATGCCGCCCCCGCCAAACCGGTGTTCGATCGGCTGGACGGCTGGATCGGCGAAACCCTCTTCATCCACGTCGAGGCTCCTACCGCCGTCGCACGGCAACGGCTTGCGCAGCGACGGCGGCACACATCGCGGTTCCAGAGCGCGGAATCCATCGCGGACATCTCTCTCTGGGCGCGGGGCGAAGAGGCCATCGAGCATATTGCCGATGAGATCGAAGGAGAACTCAAGCGCCGACACCTTACGGGCCGGCTGCTTCGTATTCCGAGCGACGGCGGCGACACTCCGCTGGACCGCGCCAAACATATCAGTGACCATCTCTCCCAGCTCGAGCGCGACGGTCGCAATGGGGTGAGATCAGGAAGCATGATTCGACTGGATTGA
- a CDS encoding response regulator transcription factor has translation MTETRSIAVVAERHIFYNAGLAAMLRREVGFAKVIRVHDYGSLAKILSTEFSVDFLALDFDLPGSSGLATIRELHEKQPAMRMAVFSDRTDLREVLSIISAGAHGFIPKQIGNGAELLKALQTVEEDGIFVPAELLERQRPQGDENEDEETINLEALSGLTDREQQVIRLLLAGHTNKVIARELGISPSTVKVHVHAAFRTLGVHSRLAALAALRVTRRTGTEA, from the coding sequence ATGACCGAAACTCGCTCGATCGCTGTCGTTGCTGAACGACATATTTTTTATAATGCCGGTCTGGCAGCGATGCTCCGGCGAGAAGTCGGATTCGCCAAGGTCATTCGCGTTCACGACTATGGCAGCCTCGCTAAAATATTGTCTACCGAATTTTCAGTTGATTTCCTTGCTCTCGACTTCGACTTGCCTGGATCTTCGGGACTGGCGACGATACGCGAACTTCACGAGAAGCAGCCCGCAATGCGCATGGCGGTCTTTTCCGACCGCACGGATCTGCGCGAGGTGCTGTCCATTATTTCCGCCGGCGCACACGGCTTTATCCCCAAGCAGATCGGGAACGGCGCGGAACTGCTCAAAGCGCTGCAAACCGTGGAAGAGGATGGCATCTTTGTTCCAGCCGAACTGCTTGAGCGCCAGCGCCCGCAGGGCGACGAGAACGAGGACGAGGAGACCATCAACCTCGAGGCGCTTTCCGGGCTGACGGATCGGGAGCAGCAGGTGATCAGACTCCTCTTGGCAGGTCATACCAACAAGGTCATCGCGCGCGAACTTGGGATTTCGCCTAGCACCGTCAAGGTGCATGTTCATGCCGCATTCCGCACGCTTGGGGTCCACAGCCGGCTCGCCGCCCTGGCAGCGCTGCGCGTGACTCGGCGCACGGGAACCGAAGCCTGA
- a CDS encoding response regulator transcription factor, with the protein MYRFATETVQLTDRETEVLGFIALGLSAKEVALKLSISPCTVERHIENARLKTRTRNRTHMIAYTLRRGMLP; encoded by the coding sequence ATGTATCGCTTCGCAACGGAGACAGTCCAACTAACTGATCGCGAGACAGAAGTTCTGGGCTTCATCGCCTTGGGTCTCTCGGCCAAGGAAGTGGCCCTGAAATTGTCAATTTCGCCCTGCACGGTTGAACGGCACATCGAGAATGCGCGACTTAAGACTCGGACGCGCAACCGCACGCACATGATAGCCTACACGCTACGTCGCGGGATGCTGCCGTAG
- a CDS encoding OmpW/AlkL family protein, protein MTIKTILLGAAAGCAILAAPAQAAQGDVLVRLRGIMVAPNEKSGSVLPAFPGEKVKVDNSVMPEVDVTYMATDHIGFELIAATTKHSASGRTGTTGSIGRLASTWVLPPTLTAQYHFLPEGKIRPYVGAGVNYTLFYNEKASNALEGAVGATKVHMSDSFGWAGQVGVDIDLNERMFLNLDVKYIDIDTTARLSTAAAGVQRVKLELDPFVFGVGVGMKF, encoded by the coding sequence ATGACCATCAAGACGATCCTGCTGGGCGCGGCTGCCGGTTGCGCTATTCTGGCTGCGCCTGCCCAGGCGGCGCAGGGCGATGTGCTGGTGCGGTTGCGCGGCATCATGGTCGCGCCCAACGAGAAGAGCGGGAGCGTGCTGCCCGCCTTTCCGGGCGAGAAGGTGAAGGTCGACAACAGCGTGATGCCGGAAGTGGACGTCACCTATATGGCGACCGACCATATCGGCTTCGAACTGATCGCCGCGACCACCAAGCACAGCGCGAGCGGGCGGACCGGCACGACCGGAAGCATCGGCAGGCTCGCTTCCACCTGGGTGCTGCCGCCGACGCTGACGGCGCAATATCATTTCCTGCCCGAAGGGAAGATCCGGCCCTATGTCGGGGCGGGGGTGAATTATACGCTATTCTATAATGAGAAGGCGTCGAACGCGCTGGAAGGCGCGGTGGGCGCGACCAAGGTGCATATGTCCGACAGCTTCGGCTGGGCAGGGCAGGTTGGTGTCGATATCGACCTGAACGAGCGGATGTTCCTCAATCTCGACGTCAAATATATCGACATCGACACCACCGCGCGGCTGTCTACCGCCGCTGCGGGAGTGCAGAGGGTGAAGCTGGAGCTTGATCCCTTCGTCTTCGGCGTGGGTGTTGGGATGAAGTTCTGA
- a CDS encoding Crp/Fnr family transcriptional regulator — protein sequence MDMRFDLAQKAQSDAAFVMAAAPASKGCSGQYCDRCEVRDQAICADLDEQQRVALNRIGRRVSLQAGQTVMWEGDSSTLVANVIEGTLKLSTSTGDGREQIVGVVYASDFIGRPFGARTPHSVTALTDARLCLYPRGAFDGFAREHPALEHRLLQRTLDDLDRTRAWMLLLGRKNAREKVATLLLDMHRRLRADREGVIELPLSRQQIADVLGLTIETVSRQISDLKRLGVIVLAGRRGVRIVDADRLEGMAEGE from the coding sequence ATGGATATGCGATTTGATCTGGCGCAAAAGGCGCAGAGCGATGCGGCGTTCGTCATGGCGGCGGCGCCGGCGTCCAAGGGCTGTAGCGGGCAATATTGCGACCGCTGCGAGGTGCGCGATCAGGCGATCTGCGCCGATCTTGACGAACAGCAGCGCGTCGCGCTGAACCGGATCGGGCGGCGGGTATCGTTGCAGGCCGGACAGACCGTGATGTGGGAAGGCGACAGCTCCACGCTGGTCGCCAATGTGATCGAGGGGACGCTGAAGCTGTCCACCTCCACCGGCGACGGGCGGGAGCAGATCGTCGGCGTCGTCTATGCCTCGGATTTCATTGGTCGCCCCTTCGGTGCGCGGACGCCGCATAGCGTCACGGCGCTGACCGATGCGCGGCTGTGCCTCTATCCGAGGGGCGCCTTCGACGGCTTCGCGCGCGAACATCCGGCGCTGGAGCATCGGTTGTTGCAGCGGACGCTGGACGATCTCGACCGGACCCGGGCGTGGATGCTGCTGCTGGGGCGGAAGAATGCGCGGGAGAAGGTGGCGACCTTGCTGCTCGATATGCACCGGCGGCTGCGGGCGGACCGGGAGGGTGTGATCGAACTGCCCCTGTCGCGGCAGCAGATAGCCGATGTGCTGGGGCTGACCATCGAGACGGTTTCCCGCCAGATCAGCGATTTGAAGCGGTTGGGTGTGATTGTGCTGGCCGGACGGCGCGGGGTGCGCATCGTCGATGCCGATCGGCTGGAAGGCATGGCCGAGGGGGAGTGA
- a CDS encoding site-specific integrase, translating into MLQSEHELLTELRAILTNQRYNPTVIRNHCTYAQEFLDYLQHRGICVTDVTEAQVERYLDYAIALFRKRRGRHPSERWHAVPRSAIHALLRLGQGQWPPSEKVTCDADALRITICNEYETWLREERGLAQASIDAFLWEARYFLAWQLNRCGADGLEAVTVGEIDSYMDLRGSKLTRSSLKSTAERLRSLLRYLHWTARVAEDLTPHIIAPRLYAYEGVPSILERDQIAAVLASVSKDKTAAGLRDHAILQVLATYGLRASEVRNMRIEDIDWRAEVIRVRHNKTQAYTFLPLMGPVGEAILAYLRSGRPATDARELFIRTRAPYCKLEKIYSLIRQRLRDAGVKPSGRSGPHIFRHARATELLRAAVSKKVIGDLLGHRSVGSTAPYLKLATEDLRAIALDVPGPEVLA; encoded by the coding sequence ATGTTGCAATCCGAGCATGAGCTGCTCACCGAGCTCAGAGCCATACTGACAAACCAGCGTTACAATCCGACGGTAATCCGAAATCACTGTACCTATGCGCAGGAGTTTCTCGACTATCTCCAGCATCGAGGAATCTGTGTCACGGACGTGACTGAGGCGCAAGTTGAGCGATATCTGGATTATGCGATCGCGTTATTCCGGAAACGTCGTGGCAGGCATCCCAGCGAGCGCTGGCACGCAGTTCCGCGATCTGCAATTCACGCGTTGCTACGGCTTGGGCAGGGTCAGTGGCCACCCTCTGAAAAAGTAACATGCGACGCCGATGCGCTGCGGATTACGATCTGCAATGAATATGAAACCTGGCTTCGTGAGGAGCGTGGCCTTGCCCAGGCCAGCATCGACGCGTTCCTGTGGGAAGCGCGCTACTTCCTTGCCTGGCAACTCAACCGGTGCGGGGCCGATGGCCTCGAGGCAGTGACCGTGGGTGAAATTGACAGCTACATGGACTTGCGCGGTTCGAAACTGACGCGCAGTTCTCTGAAATCCACAGCCGAGCGGCTGCGCTCGTTGCTGCGTTACCTGCATTGGACGGCCCGCGTTGCGGAAGACCTGACACCGCATATCATCGCGCCGCGGCTCTACGCTTACGAAGGGGTGCCGTCGATTTTGGAGCGCGACCAGATCGCCGCGGTTCTGGCAAGTGTGAGCAAGGACAAGACGGCTGCCGGTTTGCGTGACCACGCGATATTACAGGTCCTCGCCACCTATGGCCTTCGCGCAAGCGAAGTCCGCAACATGCGGATCGAAGACATAGACTGGCGGGCCGAAGTCATCCGCGTCCGCCACAATAAAACGCAAGCCTACACGTTCCTGCCATTGATGGGACCGGTTGGCGAAGCGATCCTCGCCTATCTGCGGTCTGGTCGGCCCGCCACTGATGCCAGGGAACTCTTCATCCGAACGCGCGCGCCCTATTGCAAGCTTGAGAAGATATACAGCCTGATTCGGCAGCGGCTCCGGGATGCCGGCGTCAAACCCTCAGGCAGGAGCGGGCCTCACATCTTCCGTCACGCTCGTGCGACCGAGTTGCTGCGCGCCGCAGTGTCGAAAAAGGTAATCGGTGATCTGTTGGGACATCGCTCCGTTGGATCGACGGCGCCCTATCTCAAGCTCGCCACGGAGGATCTGAGAGCCATCGCTCTGGATGTGCCGGGACCGGAGGTGCTGGCATGA
- a CDS encoding tyrosine-type recombinase/integrase, which translates to MTSRWPDSDRACIGRFVSSLDLRNPKSRVCYQQVLHSFQDIVERHGALDQQALQAWLRELATRWATSTLLHRTRIIDRFLDHLLATGGIDHHPVKALREACHIKQCMPIWRALISRDPEQALARLRKPKPFGSVLGEAMAEHVAMMRRRGYKYTSQPERFLQFDRFLQLNPQLETEPLSVMIDQWAATKGTRNHAYERENLERIFAKILRRRDPSVPRRRPDPRPRKEVRKQWRQPHIYSPGDVRRMLDIARSYPSPRATLRPLCIYTMLLLAYCAGLRRGELARLDLGDVNPRDGTITVRQTKFFKTRILPLPDSVMNELRTYIAARRRAGASQDPHSALFWHVQGRSRYTPEMITWVLTDVIRRAGLKPLQGHDGPRVHDLRHSMVVNRILEWYRLGINPQDRLPFLATYLGHRDINSTLVYITVTQDLLHLANERFRALGAPCLNPEREVRP; encoded by the coding sequence ATGACCTCCCGTTGGCCCGATTCCGATCGCGCGTGCATTGGCCGCTTTGTCTCAAGCCTTGATCTGCGCAATCCCAAAAGCCGCGTCTGCTATCAACAGGTCCTGCATAGCTTCCAGGATATTGTCGAACGGCATGGAGCGCTCGATCAGCAAGCCCTGCAGGCCTGGTTGCGCGAATTAGCCACTCGCTGGGCGACATCTACCCTTCTGCATCGCACCCGAATCATCGACCGGTTCCTCGATCATCTGCTCGCAACCGGGGGGATCGATCACCACCCGGTCAAAGCTCTACGCGAGGCATGTCATATCAAGCAGTGCATGCCGATCTGGCGCGCGCTGATATCGCGTGATCCAGAACAGGCTCTTGCCAGACTGCGCAAGCCCAAACCGTTCGGCAGCGTGCTGGGCGAGGCCATGGCCGAACATGTCGCGATGATGCGGCGCAGGGGGTACAAATATACTTCGCAACCCGAGCGGTTCTTGCAGTTCGACCGGTTCCTACAGTTGAATCCGCAACTGGAAACCGAGCCGCTGAGCGTTATGATCGATCAATGGGCGGCCACAAAGGGCACCCGCAACCATGCATATGAACGCGAAAACCTCGAACGTATCTTCGCAAAAATCCTACGGCGCCGCGACCCGTCAGTTCCTCGGCGTCGGCCGGATCCGCGACCCCGGAAAGAGGTGCGCAAGCAGTGGCGCCAGCCCCATATTTACTCTCCTGGTGACGTTCGGCGAATGCTCGACATTGCCCGTTCGTATCCCTCGCCACGCGCAACCCTTCGACCATTGTGCATCTACACCATGCTGTTGCTGGCCTACTGTGCGGGTCTGCGACGCGGAGAACTGGCCCGGCTGGATCTTGGTGACGTTAATCCCCGAGACGGCACCATCACGGTTCGGCAGACCAAGTTCTTCAAGACCCGAATCCTGCCGCTCCCCGACAGTGTGATGAACGAGTTGCGGACCTACATCGCAGCCCGACGTCGGGCTGGTGCATCGCAGGATCCGCACTCCGCCCTGTTCTGGCACGTCCAGGGTAGGTCCCGCTACACGCCCGAAATGATAACCTGGGTGCTTACAGACGTCATACGTCGCGCCGGGTTGAAGCCATTGCAGGGGCACGACGGACCTCGCGTTCATGATCTTCGGCACTCGATGGTCGTGAACCGCATCCTTGAATGGTACCGTCTGGGGATCAACCCGCAGGATCGGCTGCCGTTCCTCGCGACCTACCTCGGACATCGAGATATCAACTCCACGCTGGTCTACATCACCGTTACGCAGGATCTGCTGCATCTCGCGAACGAACGCTTCAGGGCCCTGGGCGCGCCATGCCTCAATCCTGAACGGGAGGTGCGGCCATGA